A genomic segment from Leptolyngbya boryana PCC 6306 encodes:
- a CDS encoding ABC1 kinase family protein, with amino-acid sequence MGRTPLFQLKRYDFNAIANHYRFRPWQVIWRALQVTLLFTGFVFGLKWDDWRGVADRNKFKRAAQIRQILTQLGPTFIKVGQALSTRPDLIRQDYLDELIKLQDQLPPFPTEHAFRIIETELDADIDEIFAQISTTPVAAASLGQVYRAHLKTGEEVAVKVQRPNLLPTLTLDLYIMRWAAGWLAPWLPLNLGHDLTLIVDEFGTKLFEEIDYLNEGRNAEKFATNFRNDPSVKVPSIYWRYTSQHVLVLEWINGYKLTDVEGIEAAGADPNAIIRIGVTSGLRQLLEFGFFHADPHPGNLFAVPTENGGQMAYIDFGMMDQLEEEAKETLVDAVVHLINKDYVDLAHDFVKLGFLSPGTDIYPIVPALESVLGDIMGESVGNFNFKTITDRFSELMYDYPFRVPAKFALIIRSLVTQEGLALTLDPNFKIVEIAYPYVARRLLTGESPRLRRRLIEVLFKDGKFQWHRLENMISIARSDSSFDILPTAQLGLQYLLSEEGQFLRQQILIALTEDDRLHTEEVQRLWELVKDDIKPARIWTAALGVGAALLPKAIADLSTAGTAALIPTVSSLTGIKLGR; translated from the coding sequence GTGGGTCGAACTCCGCTTTTTCAACTCAAACGTTACGACTTCAACGCGATCGCAAATCATTACCGCTTCCGCCCCTGGCAAGTCATCTGGCGAGCACTGCAAGTCACACTGCTATTTACGGGATTTGTCTTTGGTCTGAAATGGGACGACTGGCGAGGCGTTGCAGACCGCAACAAATTTAAGCGCGCCGCTCAAATTCGGCAAATCTTGACTCAACTGGGACCCACGTTTATCAAAGTCGGTCAAGCCCTTTCGACCCGACCCGACTTAATTCGTCAAGATTACCTGGATGAACTGATCAAGTTACAAGATCAGTTGCCCCCCTTCCCGACTGAACATGCCTTTCGCATCATCGAAACTGAACTCGATGCAGACATCGATGAAATTTTCGCGCAAATCTCTACAACTCCGGTCGCAGCAGCTTCTCTCGGTCAGGTTTATCGCGCTCACCTCAAAACAGGCGAAGAAGTTGCCGTCAAAGTTCAACGTCCCAATCTTCTCCCCACATTAACCCTAGATCTCTACATTATGCGCTGGGCTGCGGGCTGGTTAGCCCCGTGGCTCCCATTAAATCTAGGGCACGATCTCACCTTGATCGTCGATGAATTTGGAACCAAGCTCTTTGAAGAAATTGATTATCTTAACGAAGGACGCAACGCCGAGAAATTCGCTACGAATTTCCGCAATGATCCTTCCGTCAAAGTTCCTTCAATTTATTGGCGTTATACCTCGCAGCACGTGCTCGTCTTAGAGTGGATTAACGGCTACAAATTAACTGACGTAGAAGGCATCGAAGCGGCTGGAGCCGATCCAAACGCCATCATTCGCATCGGAGTGACATCCGGGCTGCGCCAACTCTTAGAATTTGGCTTCTTCCATGCCGATCCTCATCCTGGCAATCTGTTCGCTGTTCCTACCGAAAATGGCGGACAAATGGCATACATCGATTTCGGAATGATGGATCAGCTCGAAGAAGAAGCAAAAGAGACGCTAGTCGATGCGGTCGTTCATTTGATCAACAAAGATTATGTTGATCTCGCTCACGATTTCGTCAAACTTGGCTTTCTATCGCCTGGAACTGATATCTATCCGATCGTTCCCGCCCTTGAATCTGTACTTGGAGACATCATGGGCGAGAGTGTTGGCAATTTTAACTTCAAAACGATTACCGATCGCTTTAGCGAACTGATGTATGACTATCCCTTCCGGGTTCCAGCCAAGTTCGCATTGATTATTCGATCGCTCGTCACCCAAGAAGGCTTAGCCCTCACGCTCGACCCCAATTTCAAAATCGTTGAAATTGCCTATCCGTATGTCGCGCGCCGCTTGTTAACCGGAGAATCCCCTCGCTTACGTCGCCGCCTGATTGAAGTTCTCTTCAAAGATGGCAAGTTCCAATGGCATCGGTTAGAGAACATGATTTCTATTGCTCGATCGGATTCGAGCTTCGACATTCTTCCAACCGCCCAACTCGGTCTACAGTATTTGCTATCCGAAGAAGGACAATTCTTACGGCAGCAAATTCTAATCGCTCTCACAGAAGACGATCGCTTACATACCGAAGAAGTTCAGCGCCTGTGGGAACTCGTCAAAGACGATATCAAACCGGCTCGAATCTGGACAGCAGCGCTAGGAGTCGGAGCAGCACTCTTGCCGAAAGCGATCGCAGACTTATCCACCGCAGGGACAGCTGCCTTAATTCCAACCGTCTCTTCTTTGACGGGCATCAAGCTAGGACGGTAG
- a CDS encoding DUF6737 family protein: protein MNDQSTNIWQYKPWWCQPWSILLTGMCMIAGSWFVFTKLWLTTLVAVPILAWIIFFLIIYPQQMQAYLSKINSSDDSSN, encoded by the coding sequence ATGAATGATCAATCAACAAACATTTGGCAATACAAACCTTGGTGGTGTCAGCCTTGGTCAATTCTACTCACAGGAATGTGTATGATTGCTGGCAGTTGGTTTGTGTTCACAAAACTATGGCTGACCACTCTCGTCGCAGTTCCAATTTTAGCCTGGATAATTTTTTTCTTGATTATCTATCCTCAGCAGATGCAGGCTTACTTAAGCAAGATCAATAGCTCGGATGATAGTTCAAACTAG
- the hpsE gene encoding hormogonium polysaccharide biosynthesis glycosyltransferase HpsE, which translates to MVRIDFTVAIRAYNAAQRLPLLLQKLQLQQNTESIRWEILVVDNNSTDNTAEVVQTYQSQLSQLRYILETQQGAAIARKRAITEAQGTWIGFLDDDTLPAPDWVAQAYKFGQTHPKVGAFGSRILPEYEIEPPKNFDRIAHYMPIMLKTQSFCYDTHLKGMPVGAGLVIRKQAWLESAIGDQIIQGPVKQGFALKGEETEVLWKMKSFHWEIWYNAEMTIAHKIPQWRLEKDYLLNFLSVIGLSQHRFRMLRYPIWKRPIAFPFLLINDLRKVVLSWHKHQRSNDLIDACELQFFMGRLLSPFYIWKTLLLQHLASKQEHLS; encoded by the coding sequence ATGGTACGGATAGATTTTACAGTCGCGATTCGAGCGTACAATGCTGCTCAGCGTTTGCCACTTTTGCTTCAAAAATTACAATTACAGCAAAATACTGAATCAATTCGATGGGAAATTTTAGTCGTTGATAACAATAGCACTGACAATACTGCTGAAGTCGTGCAAACTTATCAATCGCAGCTGAGCCAGCTTCGCTATATTCTTGAGACTCAGCAAGGAGCTGCGATCGCTCGAAAACGAGCCATTACTGAAGCCCAGGGTACTTGGATCGGCTTCCTTGACGATGACACCTTGCCCGCTCCAGATTGGGTTGCACAAGCTTACAAATTTGGACAAACGCATCCGAAAGTAGGAGCGTTTGGCAGTCGAATTCTTCCTGAATATGAAATTGAGCCACCGAAGAACTTCGATCGCATTGCTCACTACATGCCCATTATGCTTAAAACGCAGTCCTTCTGCTATGACACTCATCTCAAAGGAATGCCTGTTGGTGCAGGTCTGGTGATTCGCAAACAAGCTTGGCTCGAAAGCGCGATCGGCGACCAAATTATCCAAGGTCCAGTCAAACAAGGATTTGCCCTGAAAGGCGAAGAAACAGAAGTCCTTTGGAAAATGAAATCATTCCATTGGGAAATCTGGTACAACGCCGAAATGACAATCGCTCACAAAATCCCGCAATGGCGGCTAGAAAAAGACTATTTATTGAACTTTCTAAGTGTGATCGGACTAAGCCAGCATCGCTTTCGGATGCTTCGCTACCCAATTTGGAAACGCCCGATCGCTTTCCCTTTTCTCCTCATTAACGATTTACGCAAAGTCGTCCTCTCCTGGCACAAACATCAGCGATCCAACGATCTGATTGATGCCTGTGAACTCCAGTTCTTTATGGGTAGACTTCTCAGCCCTTTTTATATCTGGAAGACACTTCTCCTCCAGCATCTTGCATCGAAACAAGAGCATTTATCCTAG
- a CDS encoding chemotaxis protein CheW yields MTQVIEHSQTTRQMMRLVVFTIAGYRFGLPLESILRVVNVPEELKSSASGMLEVVPVGEYTLTVLNLRSQLSMTQGQTQAVSTRSQAEFLVVTQVETELCALRVDAPPDLIEIDAAAIRQLPAPYRQGHPLSIASHVVVLPQGKATLAIFLLEMKRVLALSENSLG; encoded by the coding sequence ATGACTCAAGTGATAGAGCATTCTCAAACGACGCGGCAGATGATGCGGTTGGTTGTTTTTACGATTGCTGGATATCGATTCGGGCTACCACTGGAGAGCATTTTGCGAGTTGTGAATGTGCCAGAAGAATTGAAATCAAGCGCTTCTGGGATGTTGGAGGTGGTGCCGGTAGGTGAGTATACTCTGACTGTGCTGAATTTGCGATCGCAGTTGAGTATGACACAAGGGCAAACGCAGGCAGTGAGCACGCGATCGCAAGCAGAATTTTTAGTGGTGACACAGGTTGAAACGGAGCTTTGCGCGCTTCGAGTCGATGCACCCCCAGATTTGATCGAAATTGATGCGGCAGCGATTCGGCAGTTGCCTGCTCCCTATCGTCAGGGGCATCCCTTAAGTATTGCTAGCCATGTTGTGGTTTTACCTCAAGGCAAGGCAACGCTAGCCATCTTTTTACTAGAGATGAAGCGTGTCCTTGCATTATCCGAAAATTCTCTAGGATAA
- a CDS encoding hybrid sensor histidine kinase/response regulator: MISDAKLREQTYSYFLAEAEDLLQTIEQNLLSLRKERSAAKVHELMRAAHTLKGAAASVQFDSMKSMAHAFEDVFKAFYKPEVEIDAELEALLYEGYDCLRLPLTTVVSGVKSQDAEVLDRSEIIFSKIRNKLGKHFDPGAALPTSADLGFDIAQSLFETGVTERLEQLAIAISQNDDDTIALTLHTQSEVFLGLAESLNLPGFGEIAHTALKAMKQKPHQVRDIAQAALADFRQGQIAVLSGDRVSGGKVSSTLQSFVESNSIQNSQQLSHRAWRKIKNFFQRSRNELSEPQVAESFDEPKAVFSVDPEIEALADQFEAWQTELPEAKADLGFELWDTPITETEIEPPSEPLHLKESAQNVSQKPAQDTVRVKLTHLESLNFITSELLIHQNQQLLQDERLQMMLAELLHQVEQHQRALAQLREWSLLAPERFSRRSGSLVVENDLKQNFDTLELDRYNDLHVLLQTLVEQAERIDESTEAIDFLARESRLSRSKQGRLLTNLRDDLMNVRMIAIGTVLNRFPPVVEQLCETYGKKVHLKLTGTQVMIDKALADKLYDPLLHLVRNAFDHGIERDAIRQQQGKGIGEIEIRAYQKGNRTLIEVSDNGRGLDLEQICQRGFEQHRLSSNQIDQISNPDLLDLLFEPGFSTAEQVTELSGRGVGLDVVRSQIRAMKGEITVDSVPTQGTTFSLRLPLTLMSTRLLICQAGSATYGFPSDDVERIVTLDAAEIDQIGNQRTLRWRYEGEEHTITIHSLGQLVTYTNWLFGMQAQSPETFGAAPTLTTSILIIRRQKHWIGLEVDRVLGEQELVLRPMGSTIAAPRYVYGCSVLGDGRSLLAIDAVTLVEQNQGKLSAPVAISPPAQKETSLKSVLVIDDSITVRQALAMTLEDAGFQVVQAQDGLDAIAQLQCHPEIQLITCDVEMPRLNGFEFLMRYEQESQFPHVPVVMLTSRSNEKHQQLAKQLGAAAYLTKPFDSDQLVQLVHQLMAGKVVR; the protein is encoded by the coding sequence ATGATTTCTGATGCTAAACTTCGCGAACAAACTTATTCCTATTTTTTAGCTGAAGCTGAAGATTTGCTGCAAACGATCGAGCAAAATTTACTGTCTCTGCGCAAAGAGCGTTCTGCGGCGAAAGTGCATGAACTGATGCGTGCGGCACATACCTTGAAGGGTGCAGCAGCCAGCGTTCAGTTTGATAGCATGAAATCAATGGCACATGCATTTGAGGATGTTTTCAAGGCGTTCTACAAGCCAGAAGTTGAGATTGATGCGGAGTTAGAAGCCTTACTGTATGAGGGATATGATTGCTTACGCTTACCTTTGACAACTGTTGTCTCAGGAGTAAAGTCTCAGGATGCGGAAGTGCTCGATCGATCTGAAATTATCTTTTCTAAAATTCGGAACAAGTTAGGCAAACACTTTGATCCAGGTGCAGCTTTGCCAACCTCAGCAGATTTGGGATTTGATATTGCTCAATCGCTGTTTGAAACGGGAGTGACGGAGCGACTAGAACAATTAGCGATCGCAATTTCTCAAAACGATGACGACACGATCGCGCTGACGCTACATACTCAGTCCGAGGTATTTCTGGGATTAGCAGAGTCGCTTAATTTGCCGGGATTTGGGGAAATTGCACACACGGCATTAAAGGCAATGAAGCAGAAGCCTCATCAGGTTCGTGACATTGCTCAAGCTGCATTAGCTGATTTTAGACAAGGGCAAATTGCAGTGTTGTCAGGAGATCGTGTCTCAGGTGGAAAGGTGTCATCCACACTCCAGAGCTTTGTAGAATCAAATTCGATTCAAAATAGCCAGCAACTCTCTCATCGCGCCTGGAGAAAGATCAAAAACTTCTTCCAGCGTTCACGAAATGAACTCTCTGAACCTCAAGTTGCCGAAAGCTTTGACGAACCGAAAGCGGTGTTTTCGGTTGATCCTGAGATTGAAGCATTGGCGGATCAGTTTGAGGCATGGCAGACCGAATTGCCTGAAGCCAAGGCAGATCTAGGATTTGAATTATGGGATACCCCGATTACAGAAACCGAGATTGAGCCACCATCTGAGCCTTTACACCTGAAAGAGTCAGCGCAAAACGTGTCTCAAAAGCCTGCTCAGGATACAGTTCGAGTCAAGCTTACCCACTTGGAATCGCTCAACTTTATCACCAGTGAACTGCTCATTCATCAAAACCAGCAACTTTTGCAAGATGAGCGACTCCAAATGATGCTAGCAGAATTGCTGCATCAGGTAGAGCAACATCAGCGTGCTCTAGCACAGTTGCGTGAGTGGTCATTGCTCGCTCCAGAGCGATTCTCCAGAAGAAGCGGTTCTCTCGTTGTTGAGAACGACTTGAAACAGAACTTCGATACCCTGGAACTGGATCGATACAATGACTTGCATGTACTGCTACAAACACTCGTAGAACAGGCAGAACGGATTGATGAATCGACTGAGGCGATCGACTTTTTAGCTAGGGAGTCACGACTATCGCGCAGCAAACAAGGTCGATTATTGACGAATCTGCGCGATGATTTGATGAATGTGCGGATGATCGCGATCGGAACAGTTCTAAATCGCTTCCCACCAGTTGTTGAGCAGCTGTGTGAAACCTATGGGAAAAAAGTTCATCTGAAGTTGACTGGCACGCAGGTGATGATTGATAAAGCATTGGCAGACAAGCTTTACGATCCATTGCTCCATCTGGTGCGTAATGCCTTCGATCATGGAATTGAGCGTGACGCAATTCGCCAACAACAAGGAAAAGGCATTGGAGAAATTGAGATTCGAGCTTATCAGAAAGGCAATCGAACCTTGATTGAAGTGTCGGATAATGGCAGAGGGTTAGATTTAGAGCAGATTTGTCAACGTGGATTTGAACAACATCGATTGTCTTCTAACCAAATCGACCAAATCTCTAATCCTGACTTACTGGATCTCTTGTTTGAGCCTGGATTCTCGACGGCCGAGCAAGTGACAGAATTGTCAGGGCGAGGGGTAGGGTTGGATGTTGTGCGATCGCAAATCAGAGCGATGAAAGGCGAGATCACGGTCGATTCAGTTCCAACCCAGGGAACAACATTTTCTTTGCGATTGCCTTTAACGTTGATGAGTACTCGGTTGCTCATTTGTCAGGCAGGTTCGGCAACGTATGGATTTCCCTCAGATGACGTTGAGCGGATTGTGACATTAGATGCTGCTGAGATTGATCAGATTGGCAACCAGCGCACATTACGCTGGCGATATGAAGGAGAAGAACACACCATTACGATTCACAGCTTGGGGCAGTTGGTGACTTATACGAATTGGTTGTTCGGGATGCAAGCCCAATCTCCTGAAACTTTCGGAGCTGCTCCCACCTTGACCACTTCAATTCTGATCATTCGTCGTCAAAAGCATTGGATTGGGCTAGAGGTCGATCGAGTGCTGGGTGAGCAGGAATTAGTGTTGCGCCCGATGGGAAGTACGATCGCTGCACCTCGATACGTGTATGGTTGCAGTGTGTTGGGAGATGGTCGATCACTCCTCGCGATCGATGCTGTGACCTTAGTCGAGCAGAATCAAGGTAAACTTTCAGCCCCGGTTGCAATTTCGCCCCCTGCTCAAAAAGAGACATCCCTCAAATCAGTCTTAGTCATTGATGATTCGATCACAGTTCGGCAAGCATTAGCTATGACTTTAGAAGATGCAGGATTCCAAGTTGTGCAGGCACAGGATGGACTCGATGCGATCGCACAATTGCAATGTCATCCTGAGATTCAGTTAATTACCTGTGATGTAGAAATGCCACGCTTGAACGGGTTCGAGTTTCTCATGCGGTATGAGCAGGAATCTCAGTTTCCTCACGTTCCGGTAGTGATGCTGACTTCGCGCAGTAATGAGAAACATCAACAATTAGCAAAGCAATTGGGTGCAGCAGCTTATTTAACGAAGCCGTTTGATTCAGATCAATTAGTTCAACTCGTTCATCAATTGATGGCAGGAAAGGTGGTGCGATGA
- a CDS encoding GAF domain-containing protein gives MSASRRTEPTLDMSSMMSSEPTLEEFTAFLSETPVEISSNGADLSIEVSESPGYSNGNGVSRSEPEEAGRDIQQVVTALTGLKSELKRAGLLDKPNVQNLFRQVAEFAATQPKKTNQQGASRELRYQRKQLNAISAQMRQMPDLDALLKGFVKVARETLQVDRAIIYRFGAQEGGSIVAESVQRGWTPALGEAPALTCFCFDQPEDYVKNQVVVIEDITRVDLMPYQHQLLDQLQVKASLSLPIRVAGEAWGLLVVHQCSRARLWQEVEINLLYQLCLELTINLQQSDFALRLAQQGETEKAVFKVIDRIRRSLDLDVVFRTTTQEIRQLLKADRVSIYRFEEDWSGEFVAESTAPGWTSLLQEQIDNPVLKENVSECSVRSLGKLTDTYLQQTQGGRLAKGVNFRAVTDIHQTGFSPCYIEMLERYQARAYVMIPILQNQKLWGLLAAYQNSGPRQWQEAEIALLMQIGTQLEVALQQAENLHQLKSRTAQLAKVTERERAGARVIEKIRTSLDLNTIFKTATQEVRQLLNTDRVGVYRFEQDWSGEFIAESVTAGWRSVMEEQLSDSSFRENASDCTIRSMGKSAKSIDTYLEQTQGGAYTRGETFRAVEDIYKANFSPCYLGVLERFQARAYIIVPIMQGDRLWGLLAAYQNSEARRWEESEISLMVQIGTQLGVAIQQAEYLEKVENQAEQLTKSAARERNFIRVIDQVNKSVLERMRQFESTETIFGQTTQQIRQFLQADRIAIYRFNQDWGGEFVSESVAPGWVRLVGADVKTAWDDTHLQETQGGRYRNNERFVVNDIYQVGHLPCHLEILEQFQVKAYAIVPIFSGQKLWGLMGAYQNSAPRQWEESEVNLLAQLAAQLGVAIQQADYVSQIQRQADREKVLAKVSDRIRQSIDFVRQSADISSVFQVITQDIRQLLKVDRAAIYRFNPDWSGDFIYESINSGWGKLVGTEIGTNVKDTYLRETQGGRYRNRESLAIDDIYNAGHDPCHVELLEQFEAKAYALVPVFKHQELWGILAVYQNGSTRHWEEAEVVLLNQIAGQLGVALEQVDSLEQLRTQSEQLAQAAQREKTAKEQLQMQVIQLLGAIKPVFSGDLTIRVPVVENEVGTIADAYNNTIQSLRKIVTQVQATSTKVASTSKNSSGAIAKLTQQAEEQLQEVTRALDQLQAMVSSTQAVATNARQVETALQQANQTVRSGDAAMNRTVDGILAIRETVAETSQKIKRLSESSQKISKVVSLIGSFTTQTQLLALNASIEATRAGEYGRGFTVVADEVRSLARQSADATREIEKLAQEIQSETSAVAAAMDTGIQQVVSGTGLVNETRQQLTEIINATAQISQLVQGITQATLAQTQQSKLVTQSMTDVATLASKNSAQSSQISASFQELLNTAQQLQTSVGQFKVS, from the coding sequence ATGTCCGCATCGCGTCGTACTGAACCCACGCTTGATATGTCTTCTATGATGTCTTCAGAACCCACTCTTGAGGAATTTACTGCTTTCCTTTCAGAAACTCCCGTTGAGATATCAAGCAACGGTGCGGATTTATCGATCGAGGTTTCCGAATCTCCAGGCTACTCCAATGGTAATGGGGTCAGTCGTTCAGAACCTGAAGAGGCAGGGCGAGACATTCAGCAAGTTGTGACTGCTTTGACAGGTCTAAAATCAGAACTCAAACGGGCTGGACTTCTGGACAAGCCGAATGTCCAAAATCTATTCCGTCAAGTTGCTGAATTTGCTGCGACTCAACCCAAAAAAACGAACCAGCAAGGTGCATCGCGTGAGCTTCGGTATCAGCGGAAGCAATTAAACGCAATCTCTGCTCAAATGCGCCAAATGCCTGACTTAGATGCTTTGCTCAAAGGTTTTGTCAAAGTCGCGCGCGAAACCTTGCAAGTCGATCGAGCCATCATCTATCGCTTTGGTGCACAAGAAGGCGGTTCGATCGTGGCAGAATCGGTTCAGCGTGGATGGACTCCAGCACTTGGGGAAGCGCCGGCGTTAACTTGCTTTTGCTTTGATCAGCCTGAAGATTATGTCAAGAATCAAGTCGTCGTCATCGAAGATATCACGCGCGTCGATTTGATGCCTTATCAACATCAGCTTCTGGATCAGCTTCAAGTTAAAGCGAGCTTAAGCTTACCGATTCGTGTTGCTGGTGAGGCTTGGGGATTGCTCGTGGTTCATCAATGTTCTCGAGCGCGCCTCTGGCAAGAAGTTGAAATTAACTTACTGTATCAACTTTGCCTAGAATTGACGATCAATCTTCAGCAGTCTGACTTTGCATTAAGGCTGGCTCAGCAAGGTGAAACTGAAAAAGCCGTTTTCAAAGTTATCGATCGGATTCGTCGATCGCTGGATTTAGATGTTGTTTTTCGTACTACTACCCAAGAAATTCGACAATTGCTGAAAGCGGATCGGGTGAGCATTTATCGGTTTGAAGAGGATTGGAGTGGTGAATTTGTTGCAGAATCCACGGCACCAGGTTGGACTTCGCTGCTCCAAGAGCAAATTGATAATCCTGTTTTGAAAGAGAATGTTAGCGAATGTAGTGTGCGATCGCTAGGAAAGCTAACAGATACTTATCTGCAGCAAACTCAAGGCGGAAGATTAGCGAAAGGCGTCAATTTTAGAGCTGTAACTGATATTCATCAAACCGGATTTTCGCCTTGCTACATTGAGATGCTGGAGCGATATCAAGCAAGAGCGTACGTGATGATTCCAATTTTACAGAATCAGAAGCTTTGGGGATTGCTTGCAGCTTATCAAAACTCAGGTCCACGGCAGTGGCAAGAAGCAGAAATCGCCCTGCTGATGCAGATTGGAACTCAGTTAGAAGTTGCACTTCAGCAAGCTGAGAACTTACATCAATTGAAATCCCGTACAGCGCAACTTGCAAAAGTGACTGAACGTGAAAGAGCAGGCGCACGAGTGATCGAAAAGATCCGCACTTCATTGGATCTCAATACCATCTTCAAAACTGCGACCCAAGAAGTTCGACAGTTATTAAATACAGATCGAGTAGGGGTCTACCGCTTTGAGCAAGATTGGAGCGGCGAATTTATTGCGGAATCTGTGACAGCGGGTTGGCGTTCAGTGATGGAAGAGCAACTCAGCGATTCAAGTTTTCGAGAGAATGCGAGCGATTGCACCATCAGATCGATGGGTAAATCTGCAAAATCGATCGACACGTATCTGGAACAAACTCAAGGTGGAGCCTATACGCGAGGAGAAACCTTTAGAGCCGTTGAGGATATTTATAAAGCAAACTTTTCTCCCTGCTATCTCGGTGTACTGGAGCGGTTTCAGGCAAGAGCGTATATCATCGTTCCCATCATGCAAGGAGATAGGCTGTGGGGACTGCTGGCAGCTTATCAAAACTCTGAGGCGCGTCGATGGGAAGAGTCAGAAATTTCTTTGATGGTTCAAATCGGAACCCAGCTTGGAGTTGCAATCCAGCAAGCTGAATATCTAGAGAAAGTTGAGAATCAAGCTGAGCAATTGACAAAATCAGCGGCGCGGGAACGGAACTTTATTCGCGTGATTGACCAGGTGAATAAATCAGTGCTAGAGCGGATGCGGCAGTTTGAAAGTACTGAAACGATTTTTGGTCAAACCACTCAGCAGATTCGTCAGTTCTTGCAAGCCGATCGCATTGCCATCTACCGCTTTAATCAAGATTGGGGAGGTGAATTTGTTTCAGAGTCAGTTGCCCCAGGTTGGGTGCGCCTAGTTGGAGCAGATGTCAAAACCGCTTGGGACGATACTCATCTACAAGAGACTCAAGGCGGGCGATACCGAAATAATGAACGCTTTGTTGTGAATGACATTTATCAGGTTGGGCATTTGCCTTGCCACCTTGAAATTTTGGAGCAGTTTCAAGTTAAAGCTTATGCGATTGTTCCAATTTTTTCGGGGCAGAAGCTTTGGGGATTGATGGGTGCTTATCAAAACTCGGCTCCGCGTCAGTGGGAAGAGTCAGAAGTGAATCTTCTCGCTCAGTTGGCAGCACAGTTAGGGGTTGCAATTCAGCAAGCTGATTACGTTTCTCAGATTCAACGGCAAGCTGACCGAGAGAAAGTCTTGGCAAAAGTAAGTGATCGAATTCGTCAATCGATCGACTTTGTGCGCCAATCTGCTGACATCAGTTCAGTTTTCCAAGTGATCACGCAAGATATTCGGCAACTTCTGAAAGTCGATCGGGCTGCCATTTATCGGTTCAATCCAGACTGGAGTGGCGACTTCATTTATGAATCGATTAATAGTGGATGGGGTAAGCTGGTTGGCACTGAAATTGGTACCAATGTCAAAGATACGTATCTGCGGGAAACCCAGGGTGGACGATATCGCAATCGAGAAAGCTTAGCGATCGATGATATTTACAATGCGGGTCATGACCCTTGTCACGTTGAGCTTCTAGAACAGTTTGAGGCGAAAGCTTATGCGCTTGTTCCTGTCTTTAAGCACCAAGAGCTTTGGGGAATTTTGGCAGTCTACCAAAATGGAAGTACCCGTCACTGGGAAGAAGCAGAGGTTGTATTGCTGAATCAGATTGCAGGACAATTGGGTGTTGCCCTAGAACAAGTGGATTCACTTGAACAGTTAAGAACACAGTCCGAGCAGCTTGCTCAAGCGGCTCAACGTGAGAAAACTGCGAAAGAACAATTGCAAATGCAGGTGATTCAACTGTTGGGTGCAATTAAACCTGTATTCTCGGGAGATTTAACCATCCGAGTTCCAGTCGTAGAAAATGAAGTTGGAACGATCGCAGATGCCTACAACAATACAATTCAAAGTTTGCGGAAGATTGTAACTCAAGTCCAAGCGACATCGACCAAAGTTGCAAGTACTTCTAAGAATAGTAGTGGTGCGATCGCAAAGCTGACACAACAAGCAGAAGAGCAGTTGCAGGAAGTCACTCGGGCTTTGGATCAGCTCCAAGCAATGGTCAGTTCAACTCAAGCAGTTGCGACAAATGCGCGTCAAGTTGAAACTGCACTTCAGCAGGCGAATCAAACGGTTCGATCTGGAGATGCTGCTATGAACCGGACGGTCGATGGAATCTTGGCGATTCGGGAAACGGTTGCAGAGACCAGTCAGAAGATTAAACGCTTAAGTGAATCTTCTCAGAAGATCTCTAAGGTCGTTAGCTTGATTGGAAGCTTTACAACACAGACGCAACTTCTAGCGCTGAATGCTTCGATCGAGGCAACGCGTGCGGGAGAGTATGGACGTGGCTTTACAGTCGTTGCGGATGAAGTGCGATCGCTCGCGAGACAATCGGCAGACGCGACGCGTGAAATTGAGAAACTTGCACAAGAGATTCAATCGGAAACGAGTGCTGTTGCGGCAGCCATGGATACAGGAATTCAACAGGTTGTCAGTGGAACAGGGCTGGTGAATGAAACTCGTCAGCAGTTGACTGAGATTATCAATGCAACCGCGCAGATTAGCCAACTGGTACAAGGAATTACCCAGGCAACGCTAGCACAGACGCAGCAGTCGAAACTCGTGACTCAATCAATGACAGACGTGGCAACACTAGCAAGTAAGAACTCTGCTCAGTCGAGTCAAATCTCTGCATCTTTCCAAGAGCTACTCAATACAGCTCAACAACTGCAAACGAGTGTTGGACAATTCAAAGTCAGCTAG